The following coding sequences lie in one Kribbella sp. NBC_00709 genomic window:
- a CDS encoding dihydrodipicolinate synthase family protein: MRPLTADSLRGVWATLLLPLNADDSIDFGRLESQLATLAGSQVDGLYAHGTAGEFQTLTEDEFDRINSLLAGAGKPFQIGASHPSAQVQLSRVERAATLAPGAIQAVVPDWLPLNERELLEFFRRVAGAAGDVPLVLYNPPHAKTQVGPRQLAGLAAAVPTLIGLKTAGGDKAWFDEALQSGLALFVPGHFLASMSLLGAHGSYSNVAALSPDGAVRTADDLDVERRIGEFFEAHVAPLQKAGLSNPALDKFLAAVGDWADVGTRARWPMQSATPEQVEAARPVARRLLPELFRDSW; encoded by the coding sequence GTGCGCCCACTCACTGCTGACTCGCTCCGCGGTGTGTGGGCGACTTTGTTGTTGCCCCTGAATGCGGACGACTCGATCGACTTCGGTCGTCTGGAGTCTCAGCTGGCGACCCTCGCCGGGTCGCAGGTCGACGGGTTGTATGCGCACGGGACGGCGGGGGAGTTCCAGACCCTGACCGAGGACGAGTTCGACCGGATCAACTCGTTGCTTGCCGGGGCGGGTAAACCGTTCCAGATCGGCGCCAGTCATCCGTCGGCGCAGGTTCAGCTGTCGCGGGTCGAGCGTGCGGCGACGTTGGCACCTGGAGCGATTCAGGCGGTAGTCCCGGACTGGCTTCCGCTGAATGAGCGTGAGCTGCTGGAGTTCTTCCGGCGAGTGGCCGGCGCCGCGGGCGACGTGCCGTTGGTGTTGTACAACCCGCCCCATGCCAAGACGCAGGTCGGTCCTCGGCAGCTCGCCGGCCTGGCGGCGGCGGTGCCGACTCTGATCGGGTTAAAGACCGCAGGTGGGGACAAGGCCTGGTTCGACGAGGCTCTGCAGTCCGGGTTGGCCCTCTTCGTGCCCGGGCACTTCCTCGCGAGTATGTCGTTACTCGGTGCGCACGGCAGCTACTCGAACGTCGCCGCGCTGTCGCCCGACGGCGCCGTACGGACGGCCGATGATCTGGACGTCGAGCGGCGGATCGGTGAGTTCTTCGAGGCGCACGTCGCGCCGCTGCAGAAGGCCGGCCTGTCGAACCCGGCGCTGGACAAGTTCCTGGCCGCGGTCGGGGACTGGGCCGATGTCGGCACCCGGGCCCGCTGGCCGATGCAGTCGGCGACGCCGGAGCAGGTCGAGGCGGCACGACCGGTCGCGCGTCGGCTGCTGCCCGAACTGTTCCGCGATTCCTGGTAG